The following DNA comes from Amycolatopsis albispora.
CATCGGTGCCGACGCGGTCGTCGTCGCCGAAGAACTCGTCGGCCTCGGCGCGCAGCTGTGCGGCATCGACGCTCGGCAGCTTCCGATGGCGTTCGACCAGTTCTTCGGCGGTCAGGTGACGCCGGTACGGGATCGGCCGCAACTCGGCCACCCGGACGCCGTTGCGAGTGACCTGATAGGTCTCCCCGGATTCGACGGCGTCCATCACGGCGGCGGAGTTGTTGCGGAACTCGCGCTGGGTGATCACCTTCATGGGGCCAGTGTAGCCCCCTGTGTCTCACCGGGCTACATCGCGGCTCAGGGGGTGTCGACGATGGTGAAGACCTGGTCGAGGCCGGTGAGGCGGATCGGGTTGAGCACGGCGTGGGTGGTGCAGACCAGGCGCAGCTGCTGCCCGGCCCGGTGGCACTGGCTGGCGACCTCGACCAGCGCGGCCAGGCCCGCCGAGTTGAGGAAGGTGACCCGCCGCAGGTCGACGACCAGGTCCAGCTGTTCCTCGCTGTCTCTCGCGGCGGCCACGGAGTCCTTGAGTCTCCGCACGGTGCTGGTGTCGATCTCCCCCTCCACGGTGACGACGAGCTTTGCCGGCGTGCGCTTCCATCGCACCGCGAGACCCACGGTCGCTCCTGTACCTCGGCGTGTTCGGACTCCACCGAGCGTATCCGAGCGGTCCACCTCAGGAACCGAGATAGCCGATCAGCTCCGCCGCGACGAACCCCGGGTTTTCCTCCGCGAGCCAGTGCCCGGCACCGGGGACCTCCACCGCACGCGTGATCGCGCTCAGCCGCGGCGCCACCGTGGCGCGGGTGGATTCGAGCAGGCCCTGCGCTGTCAGCAGCAGGGTCGGCGTGCTGATCGGGGCGGTGCCGGTGTTCGCGGCGGCGTCCTGGTCCAGCGTCCGGTA
Coding sequences within:
- a CDS encoding type II toxin-antitoxin system Phd/YefM family antitoxin, whose protein sequence is MKVITQREFRNNSAAVMDAVESGETYQVTRNGVRVAELRPIPYRRHLTAEELVERHRKLPSVDAAQLRAEADEFFGDDDRVGTDDPWRRKRG
- a CDS encoding STAS domain-containing protein, with the protein product MGLAVRWKRTPAKLVVTVEGEIDTSTVRRLKDSVAAARDSEEQLDLVVDLRRVTFLNSAGLAALVEVASQCHRAGQQLRLVCTTHAVLNPIRLTGLDQVFTIVDTP